One region of Mucilaginibacter gotjawali genomic DNA includes:
- a CDS encoding YtxH domain-containing protein: MSTNSTKPEEKGFFEKVKETIEEFWDGTKEKAEDVKDAAEDTYEHLKDKIVSEKSAAKKKATAVKKAVSTKTTEVAAKAKTAATEIKAKAETKAKAITAKAKQESVKAKEEVAGLKAKAGDKAKAITSKAKAETTKAKAAAKTTAAKTKKTVAAH; this comes from the coding sequence ATGAGCACAAATTCAACCAAACCTGAAGAAAAGGGATTTTTCGAAAAGGTAAAAGAAACTATTGAGGAGTTTTGGGATGGCACCAAAGAAAAAGCAGAGGACGTAAAGGATGCTGCCGAAGACACCTATGAGCACTTAAAAGATAAAATTGTTTCAGAAAAATCAGCGGCAAAGAAAAAAGCCACGGCTGTAAAAAAAGCTGTTTCAACGAAAACAACTGAAGTTGCTGCCAAAGCAAAAACAGCCGCGACTGAAATTAAAGCAAAGGCAGAAACTAAAGCAAAAGCAATTACTGCTAAAGCTAAACAAGAGTCGGTAAAGGCTAAGGAAGAAGTTGCCGGCCTGAAAGCAAAAGCTGGCGATAAAGCCAAAGCGATAACAAGTAAAGCCAAAGCTGAAACAACAAAGGCAAAAGCAGCAGCAAAAACCACCGCTGCCAAAACAAAAAAAACTGTAGCGGCTCACTAA
- a CDS encoding transglutaminase-like domain-containing protein produces MIKLLVIYFLCLFICFSAIAEPADSSATITSSKNSYEFVFNKKAGRVEVKEILSTNYTANNYTVKLPIAEVYNNNVTIENVEARIDNHAIRNLNPTYAYYSADDVFFSDEKICYFPLYLSKKGSNGNVVFTESVADPRYFTSIYFTSEFEVKQREVSIRIPRWMNAEIKEMNFGNYHIMRSKTYDSGNDEDIITYYVQNLPAMHREENSPGPTYIYPHLLVMCKSATVGGQSFKYFGSTADQYDWYRSLVKNMDNNNAAISAKAKEITAGLNNDMDKIKAVFYYVQDNIRYIAFEDGLAGFRPEKADEVLRKKYGDCKGMANLTKALLTSVGFDARLCWLGTDHIAYDYNTPSLAVDNHMICALIYKGKTIYLDATQTYLGINDYAERIQGRQVMMEDGDKFILNRVPVQSAAQNYDFETAKLSISGNDLKGSISHLWKGEDKEDVLMGVNSIKKENTDEAINRFLSNNNTDYVISNLKVSSTTNPDKDFTANYDVEVKNGVSVFSKAYYIDFDQQKELLNAAIKLNERKLDFWFPHKVNICRETELTLPANYKTSGLPETLNIVNPDYEFHIQYVPSPGKLTYKKSLLIKNTHLTVAKFAQWNKDIEQLAKTYNETITLKPVSE; encoded by the coding sequence ATGATTAAACTTTTAGTTATTTATTTTTTGTGCCTGTTTATTTGTTTTTCAGCGATTGCTGAACCTGCGGATTCCTCAGCCACTATCACCTCATCAAAAAATAGTTATGAATTTGTTTTTAACAAAAAAGCAGGCAGGGTTGAAGTTAAAGAAATTTTAAGCACTAATTACACCGCTAACAACTATACCGTGAAGCTGCCGATCGCCGAGGTTTACAATAACAACGTAACGATTGAAAATGTAGAGGCCCGCATTGACAATCACGCTATACGTAACCTTAACCCAACCTATGCCTACTATTCTGCTGACGATGTTTTTTTTTCAGATGAGAAAATCTGCTACTTCCCCTTATACCTTTCAAAAAAAGGTTCAAACGGTAACGTGGTTTTTACAGAATCGGTAGCTGACCCCCGATATTTTACCTCCATTTATTTCACCAGTGAATTTGAAGTAAAACAACGCGAAGTATCCATCAGGATCCCGCGTTGGATGAATGCCGAAATAAAAGAAATGAATTTCGGTAATTATCATATCATGCGTTCTAAAACTTATGATAGCGGCAATGATGAAGACATTATCACTTATTATGTCCAGAACCTGCCCGCCATGCACCGCGAAGAGAATAGCCCGGGCCCAACCTATATTTATCCGCATTTACTGGTGATGTGCAAATCGGCAACTGTGGGCGGTCAAAGCTTTAAATATTTCGGTTCTACAGCCGACCAGTACGACTGGTATCGGAGCCTGGTAAAAAATATGGACAACAATAACGCTGCTATCAGCGCCAAAGCTAAAGAGATAACTGCCGGTTTAAATAATGACATGGATAAAATTAAAGCCGTTTTTTATTACGTGCAGGACAATATCCGCTATATCGCTTTTGAAGACGGCCTGGCCGGATTCAGGCCTGAAAAGGCTGATGAAGTGCTCCGAAAAAAGTACGGCGATTGCAAAGGGATGGCAAATTTAACAAAGGCCTTGCTTACCTCTGTCGGTTTTGATGCCCGGTTATGCTGGCTGGGAACCGATCATATTGCCTATGATTATAATACGCCTTCACTGGCGGTGGATAACCACATGATCTGCGCCTTAATTTATAAAGGTAAAACCATATACCTGGATGCAACACAAACTTACCTGGGCATTAATGATTATGCTGAAAGGATCCAGGGCAGGCAGGTGATGATGGAAGACGGGGATAAGTTTATTTTAAACCGTGTGCCCGTACAAAGCGCGGCCCAGAATTATGATTTTGAAACAGCTAAACTCAGCATTAGCGGCAACGATTTAAAGGGCAGCATATCGCATTTGTGGAAGGGCGAGGATAAGGAAGACGTTTTAATGGGAGTGAACAGCATTAAAAAGGAAAATACAGATGAAGCGATCAACAGGTTCTTATCAAATAACAATACCGATTATGTGATCAGTAACCTAAAGGTTTCCAGCACTACCAATCCTGACAAGGATTTTACGGCTAACTATGATGTGGAAGTAAAAAATGGTGTTTCAGTATTCAGCAAGGCTTATTATATTGACTTTGATCAGCAAAAGGAACTTTTAAACGCTGCGATAAAACTTAACGAACGTAAGCTTGATTTTTGGTTCCCGCATAAAGTTAATATATGCAGAGAGACAGAGCTAACGTTACCTGCTAACTATAAAACGTCTGGCTTGCCGGAAACATTGAATATTGTTAACCCGGATTATGAGTTTCACATCCAGTATGTACCTTCGCCCGGCAAGTTAACCTATAAAAAAAGCTTGCTGATTAAAAACACCCATTTAACAGTTGCCAAATTTGCACAATGGAACAAGGATATTGAACAGCTTGCAAAAACCTATAACGAAACTATCACTTTAAAACCTGTCAGCGAATGA
- the alaS gene encoding alanine--tRNA ligase: MTASEIRQAFLDFFASKGHVIVPSAPIVIKNDPTLMFTNAGMNQFKSLFLGEETPKYSRVADTQRCLRVSGKHNDLEEVGIDTYHHTMFEMLGNWSFGDYFKKEAIDWSWELLTEVYKIDKDRLYVTYFEGDEKEGLEKDLETYNLWKQYVDESHILPGNKKDNFWEMGETGPCGPCSEVHYDNRPDSERAKVSGATLVNADHDQVIEIWNNVFMQFNRLRDGSLQPLPAKHVDTGMGFERLVRVLQGKTSNYDTDVFQPLIQFIAEKSGIPYYLSESDSLNMNVNQGVYKEEEQEEEEEEQEGKNTDIAMRVIADHIRAISFAIADSQLPSNNKAGYVIRRILRRAVRYSYQYLGFKEPFLNQLVPLLADQFKGVFDELYKQKDFVQKVILEEEASFLRTLDKGIYIFDDYLQDSKHAVGNSMTDLEIVDENIIPGSFAFLLYDTFGFPIDLTELMARENGKIVDIEGFEKALQAQKTRSRAATAIDTGDWVVLKDDDTVEFTGYDETESIAHVIKYRKVTAKGKEQYQIVLDKTPFYAESGGQVGDKGELVFPDGQVIEVTDTKKENGLIVHFTDSLPDMADDALTAIVNPSLRTSTENNHSATHLLHAAMKQVLGTHVNQKGSLVNADYLRFDFSHFAKVTDDELAQIEAIVNEKIRENIALKEERMVAYQEAISSGVTALFGEKYGEYVRVITFDDEFSKELCGGTHVKATGQIGFFKIIAESAVAAGVRRIEAITGIAAENFINAQVKLVHQLRELLKNPKDLSKSVESLVEENNRLKKEIEKSILEKSSGLKNELAEKAEVINGINFIAQKVQLPNADAIKNLAYQLKDIVADLFLVLAADIDGKPSLTVMIAENLVKDKGLNAGTIVRELAKEIKGGGGGQPFFATAGGSDVSGLDKALEKAKTFIS, from the coding sequence ATGACAGCTTCAGAGATACGCCAGGCTTTTTTGGATTTTTTTGCTTCGAAGGGACATGTAATCGTTCCATCGGCGCCTATTGTTATTAAAAACGACCCTACGCTGATGTTCACCAACGCGGGGATGAACCAGTTTAAATCGCTTTTTTTAGGTGAAGAAACGCCGAAATATTCCCGTGTGGCGGATACCCAGCGCTGTTTACGGGTTTCAGGCAAGCATAACGACCTGGAGGAAGTAGGGATAGATACCTATCACCATACCATGTTCGAGATGCTGGGCAACTGGAGCTTTGGCGACTATTTTAAAAAAGAAGCCATCGACTGGAGCTGGGAACTGCTGACTGAAGTATATAAAATTGATAAAGACCGCTTGTACGTTACCTACTTTGAGGGTGACGAAAAAGAAGGCCTGGAAAAGGATTTGGAAACCTACAACCTGTGGAAACAATATGTTGACGAAAGCCACATCCTCCCGGGTAATAAGAAAGATAATTTTTGGGAAATGGGTGAAACCGGCCCCTGCGGCCCATGCTCCGAAGTTCATTACGATAACCGCCCGGATAGTGAACGCGCTAAAGTAAGTGGCGCTACGCTGGTGAATGCCGACCACGACCAGGTGATTGAGATCTGGAACAACGTATTCATGCAGTTTAACCGCCTCAGGGATGGCTCACTACAGCCGTTACCTGCCAAACATGTGGATACCGGTATGGGCTTTGAACGGTTGGTGAGGGTATTGCAGGGAAAGACATCCAACTATGATACGGATGTTTTTCAGCCACTGATCCAGTTTATTGCGGAGAAAAGTGGGATACCGTATTATTTGTCTGAATCAGATTCTTTAAATATGAATGTTAACCAAGGTGTTTACAAAGAAGAAGAACAAGAAGAAGAAGAAGAAGAACAAGAAGGAAAAAACACCGATATAGCGATGCGTGTAATTGCTGATCATATTCGTGCAATAAGCTTCGCAATAGCCGATAGTCAGTTGCCATCCAATAACAAAGCCGGATATGTTATACGCCGGATTCTACGTCGTGCGGTTAGGTATTCATATCAATATTTAGGCTTTAAAGAACCCTTTTTAAACCAATTGGTGCCTTTGCTGGCTGATCAGTTTAAAGGGGTGTTTGATGAGCTGTATAAACAGAAGGATTTTGTACAGAAGGTGATTTTGGAGGAAGAGGCCTCGTTTTTAAGGACGTTGGACAAGGGTATCTATATATTTGATGATTATCTTCAAGATTCCAAACATGCAGTTGGTAATTCTATGACTGATTTAGAGATAGTCGACGAAAATATAATACCCGGGAGTTTTGCATTTTTACTTTATGATACATTTGGGTTTCCGATAGATTTAACAGAACTTATGGCCCGCGAAAATGGAAAAATTGTCGATATAGAAGGTTTTGAAAAAGCGCTCCAAGCCCAAAAAACACGTTCCCGTGCTGCCACCGCAATTGACACCGGCGATTGGGTAGTTTTAAAAGATGACGACACCGTGGAGTTTACCGGCTACGATGAAACAGAAAGTATTGCTCACGTTATAAAATACCGAAAGGTAACCGCAAAAGGTAAGGAGCAATACCAGATCGTGCTGGATAAAACACCTTTTTATGCCGAAAGCGGTGGCCAGGTAGGTGATAAAGGCGAACTGGTTTTCCCGGATGGGCAGGTAATTGAAGTAACGGATACCAAAAAAGAGAACGGCCTGATCGTTCATTTCACGGATAGTTTACCGGATATGGCCGATGATGCGCTTACTGCCATTGTTAACCCAAGCCTGCGTACCAGTACCGAAAACAACCACAGCGCCACGCATTTGCTGCACGCCGCTATGAAACAGGTTTTAGGCACACACGTTAATCAAAAAGGTTCATTGGTGAATGCCGATTACCTGCGTTTCGACTTTTCGCATTTTGCCAAAGTAACCGATGATGAACTGGCGCAGATAGAAGCCATCGTTAACGAAAAAATAAGGGAAAACATCGCCCTGAAAGAAGAACGCATGGTAGCTTACCAGGAAGCCATCAGCAGCGGCGTAACCGCCCTGTTTGGTGAAAAGTATGGTGAGTATGTCCGTGTAATCACTTTTGATGACGAGTTCAGCAAAGAGCTTTGCGGCGGTACGCATGTAAAAGCTACCGGGCAGATCGGTTTCTTTAAGATCATTGCCGAGAGCGCCGTAGCTGCCGGGGTCCGCCGGATTGAGGCCATTACCGGTATTGCTGCCGAGAATTTCATCAATGCACAAGTTAAACTGGTACACCAGCTAAGGGAATTGCTTAAAAATCCGAAGGACCTTTCAAAAAGCGTTGAAAGTTTGGTTGAAGAAAACAACAGGCTGAAAAAAGAGATCGAAAAATCCATCCTCGAAAAATCATCCGGCTTAAAAAATGAGCTGGCGGAAAAAGCCGAAGTTATTAACGGCATCAATTTTATCGCCCAAAAAGTACAATTACCCAATGCTGATGCCATCAAAAACCTGGCTTACCAGCTAAAGGATATTGTAGCTGACCTCTTCCTGGTATTGGCTGCCGACATTGACGGCAAACCATCGCTAACCGTAATGATAGCCGAAAACCTGGTAAAAGATAAGGGCTTAAATGCAGGAACGATTGTTCGCGAGTTAGCCAAAGAGATAAAAGGAGGCGGCGGCGGCCAGCCATTCTTTGCCACTGCCGGCGGCAGCGATGTAAGCGGGTTGGATAAAGCATTGGAAAAAGCGAAGACTTTCATTTCATAA
- a CDS encoding redoxin domain-containing protein translates to MKKHILYYAVILSALTLFSCNKNSFTISGTINNPGSLKKIVLIQQDVNGISVVDSANLNENGKFEFKHSTPYPNIYGLRVGGNLFEFIARNGESIDFSTSITDNTHSYTISGSDESEKLKDFNQINNLYVDRTNKIVGEYQNKLGDIGSKNHDSVSRARVQDSLMSVYKPAFMKVFNEGSAAILKFVSENKKSLAGFYAATSLDSIKYESQLIAYADTIKTADFKDNPAVQRFIKDKMAAKPVSVGQKAPDFTVGGVDGKPVKLSDYKGKYVMLDFWASWCGPCRRENPNVVKQYAIFKPLGLNILGISLDTDKGAWLKAIGADKLSWQHGSDLKNFEGPTEQLYHIYQIPSNFIIDPQGIIVAKNITGADLEEFLNKTFHKSQ, encoded by the coding sequence ATGAAGAAGCATATCCTATATTACGCTGTTATTTTATCGGCGTTGACCTTGTTTTCGTGTAACAAGAATTCATTTACTATTTCCGGTACTATAAACAATCCGGGAAGCTTAAAAAAGATCGTTTTGATCCAGCAGGATGTAAACGGCATTTCTGTTGTTGATTCTGCCAACCTTAATGAGAACGGTAAATTTGAATTTAAACACAGCACGCCTTATCCTAATATTTATGGGTTACGTGTAGGCGGTAACTTGTTTGAGTTTATTGCCAGGAACGGTGAATCCATTGATTTCAGCACCAGTATCACTGATAACACGCATTCATACACTATTTCGGGCTCTGACGAATCTGAAAAATTGAAGGATTTTAATCAGATCAATAACCTGTATGTTGACCGGACGAATAAGATAGTAGGGGAGTATCAAAATAAACTGGGAGATATCGGCAGCAAAAACCACGATTCGGTATCCAGGGCTAGAGTGCAGGATTCATTAATGAGTGTTTACAAACCCGCGTTTATGAAGGTGTTTAATGAAGGCAGTGCCGCTATCCTTAAATTTGTCAGCGAAAATAAAAAATCACTTGCGGGTTTCTACGCAGCAACTTCCCTGGATTCTATTAAATATGAATCGCAATTGATAGCCTATGCCGACACGATAAAAACTGCCGATTTTAAAGATAACCCTGCCGTACAGCGATTTATTAAAGATAAAATGGCCGCAAAGCCGGTTTCAGTGGGTCAAAAGGCACCTGATTTTACTGTTGGGGGTGTTGATGGCAAGCCGGTAAAATTATCTGATTATAAAGGCAAATATGTGATGCTTGATTTTTGGGCATCATGGTGTGGGCCCTGCAGGCGCGAGAACCCAAACGTGGTTAAGCAATATGCTATATTTAAACCACTTGGATTAAACATCCTGGGCATTTCCCTGGATACGGATAAAGGCGCCTGGCTAAAGGCAATAGGTGCCGATAAGTTATCCTGGCAACATGGGTCCGACCTCAAAAACTTTGAAGGACCGACTGAACAACTTTACCACATCTACCAGATCCCGTCAAATTTCATTATTGATCCGCAGGGAATTATCGTGGCGAAAAACATTACCGGAGCCGACCTTGAAGAATTTTTAAACAAAACGTTTCATAAGTCTCAATAA
- a CDS encoding DUF3857 domain-containing protein → MKPFLFLTFALLTAINLFAQDNIPYAEKAMQIQKDVWGTTVPEFKSTTVPANLANESAVVLARSFSLQRTSKPRIKFMIITAGVTTRTIKLTTYHERVKINDKSALENFSTIEYQKKLDNSTSFLFNKFGNVKDTYIGAKIIKPDGKETIVNTGEEVLLKNEQKDQKGKLAIPGLQAGDILDYYISNSDFSETAAGNSFKDNDNLFVLADEYPVLYYSIDFQYNKKIKVQYINANGAPKFVESNNENDDLLLSLKLRNLPKYQSALWTSPLRQYPYIEIGSTYGAKINTMMGYDYEKDPNASRFENNELGFESAFKEYPGFNEIEGKLKDYFGSHKNLKNAPLDSILKVIYDEWKFNVFCNYSGKELESINDMNYRKARSEYAAIIMSMMLTDLDIDNEVLLVASRNSNTLENVYNMDDMDAMIEINTTRPMYLCFDDIVTHFNEIPVRYQGEKAVELFPKRHNAQRYTFTSSTTTLPVTTSDKNQVEESLQVSLLPSNPQKLKITRLVKEQGESRHSDQKLLLPVQDIDDGYRDIVKGDELAKRLKKNDETKKMVADYTYAFTKEKMDMVKNFTSEIKSQYDQDPEQVTETKIINPALENNSPVFQFSSSFVLNNLVKKAGNNYIIDAGKLTGGFYKLEDKYRKRTIDIYMPCARSFKYSISITIPPGYSAKGMEELAVKKVNKTGLFTSSAVVDGNNLIITVNRVYNNNFEKASDWPLVMELIDAASNFNSQKILLEKKG, encoded by the coding sequence ATGAAACCTTTTTTATTTTTAACTTTTGCCTTACTAACCGCTATCAACCTTTTTGCGCAGGATAATATCCCTTATGCTGAAAAGGCGATGCAAATACAAAAAGACGTTTGGGGTACTACCGTCCCTGAATTTAAATCAACTACCGTACCGGCTAATCTTGCCAATGAAAGCGCCGTTGTGCTTGCCCGGTCGTTCAGCCTGCAGCGAACATCCAAACCCCGGATCAAATTTATGATCATTACCGCCGGCGTAACTACCCGCACCATCAAATTAACAACGTATCACGAACGCGTTAAGATCAACGATAAAAGCGCTCTCGAAAATTTCTCGACGATTGAATATCAAAAAAAACTGGATAATTCCACTTCTTTCCTGTTTAATAAGTTTGGGAATGTTAAGGACACCTACATCGGCGCCAAGATCATTAAACCCGACGGCAAAGAAACCATTGTTAATACAGGGGAAGAGGTGTTGTTGAAAAACGAACAAAAAGACCAAAAAGGCAAACTGGCCATCCCTGGCCTGCAAGCTGGTGACATCCTGGATTATTATATCAGCAATTCCGATTTTTCGGAAACGGCTGCCGGAAATTCATTTAAAGACAACGATAACCTGTTTGTATTGGCCGACGAATACCCTGTTTTATACTACAGTATTGATTTTCAATATAATAAGAAAATCAAGGTCCAATATATCAATGCAAATGGCGCGCCTAAGTTTGTAGAGAGCAACAACGAAAATGATGATTTGCTGTTAAGCCTTAAATTGAGAAACCTGCCAAAATACCAAAGCGCATTGTGGACATCGCCCTTAAGGCAATATCCATATATCGAGATCGGCAGCACTTACGGTGCAAAGATCAATACCATGATGGGTTACGATTATGAGAAAGACCCGAACGCTTCCAGGTTTGAAAATAACGAATTAGGGTTTGAAAGTGCATTTAAGGAATACCCCGGCTTTAACGAGATAGAAGGAAAACTTAAAGATTATTTCGGCAGCCATAAAAATTTAAAAAATGCGCCGCTGGACAGTATCCTGAAGGTTATTTATGACGAATGGAAGTTTAATGTTTTTTGCAATTATTCAGGAAAGGAACTGGAGAGCATTAATGATATGAATTACCGTAAGGCCAGGAGCGAATACGCAGCCATCATCATGAGTATGATGCTGACCGACCTGGATATAGACAACGAAGTGCTGCTGGTGGCTTCGCGTAACAGCAACACACTGGAGAATGTTTATAACATGGACGATATGGATGCGATGATTGAAATTAATACCACCAGGCCTATGTACCTGTGCTTTGATGATATCGTGACTCATTTTAACGAGATTCCGGTGCGCTACCAGGGCGAAAAAGCCGTTGAATTGTTCCCAAAACGGCACAATGCACAACGGTATACTTTCACATCAAGTACCACCACATTGCCTGTAACCACCAGCGATAAAAACCAGGTAGAAGAAAGCTTACAGGTGAGCTTGCTGCCGTCGAATCCGCAAAAACTAAAAATAACAAGGTTGGTAAAGGAGCAGGGCGAATCACGCCATTCGGATCAGAAACTCTTGTTGCCCGTACAAGATATTGACGATGGCTACCGTGATATAGTTAAAGGCGACGAGTTGGCCAAACGGCTCAAAAAGAATGATGAAACCAAAAAAATGGTAGCAGATTACACCTACGCGTTTACTAAGGAAAAAATGGATATGGTAAAAAACTTCACGTCCGAAATTAAAAGCCAGTATGACCAGGACCCTGAACAGGTGACAGAAACGAAGATTATTAACCCGGCGCTTGAAAACAATAGCCCTGTTTTTCAGTTCAGTTCGTCATTTGTGTTGAACAACCTGGTGAAGAAGGCAGGTAACAATTATATCATAGACGCAGGGAAACTCACCGGAGGTTTTTATAAACTGGAAGATAAATACCGCAAACGGACAATTGATATTTATATGCCCTGTGCCCGCAGTTTTAAATATTCCATTTCAATAACTATACCACCGGGCTACAGTGCCAAAGGGATGGAAGAACTGGCAGTAAAAAAAGTTAATAAAACCGGGCTTTTTACTTCTTCTGCTGTTGTAGATGGCAACAACCTGATCATTACGGTAAACCGTGTTTACAACAACAATTTTGAAAAAGCTTCAGACTGGCCGCTGGTAATGGAACTGATTGACGCAGCATCTAATTTTAACTCCCAAAAAATATTGTTGGAAAAGAAGGGGTAA
- the gatB gene encoding Asp-tRNA(Asn)/Glu-tRNA(Gln) amidotransferase subunit GatB: MTNIADGISDKYELVVGLEVHVQLSTLSKSFSSDSAAFGGGPNEHISPVSLGHPGTLPRINKKMVEYAVKMGLACNCTINLNNTFARKNYFYADLPKGYQITQDHFPVCIGGFVPVRLAGGITKNVAIHHIHMEEDAGKSMHDQLHEDSMIDLNRAGVPLIEIVSQPDMRSAEEAGQFLTELRKLVRYLEICDGNMEEGSMRCDANISVRLKGETTYNNRCEVKNLNSIRNVQRAIEHEFERQVNLVENGEYIDQNTLNFNADTGETSVLRSKEMANDYRYFPEPDLTPLVLTHEYLDRIRSGMPALPNELYNKYIAQLGLSDYDAGVITADKDFALYFEELVKCTDNYKAAVNWLMGPVKSYINESGKSMADFVISPLHLAEMIKLIDSGKTNYSLATQKLFPAMLKGGDKTPEQLAVELNLLISQDNNDVSGFIKAALAKYPDKVIEYQNGKKGVLGLFMGEIMKSSKGKIDPQATNKLLIKELESR, from the coding sequence ATGACAAATATTGCAGACGGGATAAGTGACAAATACGAATTGGTTGTAGGGTTAGAGGTACACGTGCAGTTATCTACTTTAAGTAAATCCTTTTCCTCCGATTCGGCAGCATTTGGCGGCGGGCCCAATGAACATATCAGCCCGGTTTCCTTGGGTCACCCCGGCACTTTGCCACGCATCAACAAAAAAATGGTTGAATACGCTGTTAAAATGGGCCTGGCCTGCAACTGCACCATCAATTTAAATAACACCTTCGCGCGTAAAAATTATTTTTATGCCGACCTGCCCAAAGGCTACCAGATCACCCAGGATCATTTCCCGGTTTGTATCGGCGGTTTTGTGCCGGTTCGCCTGGCGGGCGGTATAACCAAAAATGTAGCTATCCACCATATCCACATGGAAGAGGATGCGGGCAAAAGCATGCACGACCAGCTTCATGAAGATTCGATGATCGATTTGAACAGGGCAGGAGTGCCGCTGATTGAAATTGTAAGCCAGCCAGATATGCGCAGCGCCGAAGAAGCAGGCCAGTTTTTAACTGAATTGCGGAAACTGGTTCGCTACCTGGAAATTTGCGATGGGAATATGGAAGAAGGCAGTATGCGCTGCGATGCTAATATTTCGGTACGGCTAAAAGGGGAAACTACTTACAATAACCGTTGTGAGGTGAAAAACCTCAACTCTATCCGTAACGTGCAGCGCGCCATTGAGCATGAGTTTGAACGCCAGGTTAACCTGGTTGAAAACGGCGAATACATTGATCAGAATACACTGAATTTTAATGCAGACACCGGCGAAACTTCGGTTTTAAGATCGAAAGAAATGGCAAATGATTACCGCTATTTCCCTGAACCAGACCTTACCCCGCTGGTTTTAACGCACGAGTATCTTGACAGAATACGTTCCGGTATGCCTGCTCTGCCAAATGAGTTGTACAATAAATATATTGCTCAATTAGGCCTATCAGATTACGATGCCGGGGTGATTACCGCCGACAAGGACTTTGCCTTGTATTTTGAAGAGCTGGTGAAATGCACCGATAACTATAAAGCCGCAGTTAACTGGTTAATGGGTCCCGTTAAATCGTATATCAACGAATCTGGTAAATCGATGGCTGATTTTGTAATCAGTCCACTGCACTTAGCAGAAATGATCAAATTGATCGATTCAGGCAAGACCAATTATTCGCTGGCCACGCAAAAGCTTTTCCCGGCCATGTTAAAGGGAGGCGACAAAACGCCCGAACAGCTTGCCGTCGAATTGAATTTATTGATCAGCCAGGATAATAATGATGTAAGCGGGTTTATTAAAGCAGCCCTCGCCAAATACCCGGATAAGGTAATTGAATATCAAAATGGTAAAAAAGGCGTTTTGGGTTTGTTTATGGGCGAGATTATGAAAAGTTCGAAAGGAAAAATCGACCCGCAGGCAACAAACAAATTATTGATCAAAGAACTGGAGTCGAGGTAA
- a CDS encoding response regulator transcription factor: MSNATKQKILIVDDEPDILELIEYNLKKEGYQVFLARNGQEAVAEAKRSLPDLIVLDIMMPKMDGIEACRIMRTMPEFKNTFMVFLTARSEEYSEIAGFNVGADDYIAKPIKPRALVSRINAILRRNAPAEDVTENKLEIGDLVIDREAYLVYKRGVKIVLAKKEFELLYLLASKPGKVYTREVILKNIWEDSVVVTNRTIDVHIRKLREKLGDDVVATVKGVGYKFDG, translated from the coding sequence ATGAGTAACGCAACGAAACAAAAGATCCTTATTGTTGATGATGAACCGGATATCCTGGAGCTCATTGAGTATAATTTAAAGAAAGAAGGCTACCAGGTATTTTTAGCCCGTAACGGGCAGGAAGCAGTTGCCGAAGCAAAGCGTTCCCTTCCGGACCTGATTGTGCTTGACATTATGATGCCTAAAATGGACGGTATCGAGGCTTGCCGTATTATGCGCACCATGCCCGAGTTTAAGAATACCTTTATGGTGTTTTTAACTGCGCGCAGCGAAGAATATTCAGAAATCGCGGGTTTTAATGTAGGCGCAGATGATTACATCGCCAAACCTATAAAGCCACGTGCATTGGTTAGCCGTATCAATGCGATACTGCGCCGCAATGCACCGGCCGAAGATGTTACTGAGAACAAACTGGAGATTGGCGACCTGGTGATCGACAGGGAAGCTTACCTGGTATATAAACGTGGTGTTAAAATAGTTTTAGCAAAAAAAGAATTTGAACTGCTTTACCTGCTGGCCTCAAAGCCGGGCAAAGTTTACACCCGCGAGGTAATATTAAAAAATATTTGGGAAGATTCTGTCGTAGTAACTAACCGGACTATCGACGTACATATCCGCAAACTCCGTGAAAAACTCGGTGACGATGTTGTAGCGACTGTAAAAGGCGTGGGGTATAAATTTGATGGTTAA